A genome region from Alteripontixanthobacter maritimus includes the following:
- a CDS encoding polysaccharide biosynthesis/export family protein, which yields MKLANLLSRVLMATLGAAALAGCQSTPPVETGVVRSTIPVDAELLGLASATRQLSVYPIGANDTLAITVMGEPELSINSVRVSQDGTFQYPLVGSVMAAGRTTEAIGNSIRDRLAARYLRDPVVTVNLLEQGSHLVTVEGAVESPGIFRFQPETTLMGAVALAKGPERSAALDQVVLFREVDGQQMAARFDLQQVRTGAMIDPVLFPGDRVMVGTNRRSVLWQDLIRTLPAFGIFATVLR from the coding sequence ATGAAGTTGGCCAATTTGTTATCGCGCGTTCTGATGGCGACGCTGGGCGCAGCGGCGCTGGCGGGATGTCAGAGTACACCACCCGTCGAAACAGGAGTCGTGCGCTCGACAATACCGGTAGATGCCGAATTGCTTGGGCTCGCGTCCGCCACGCGCCAGCTATCGGTGTACCCAATCGGCGCCAACGATACGCTTGCAATAACGGTGATGGGCGAACCAGAACTGTCGATAAATAGTGTGCGCGTTAGTCAGGACGGTACGTTCCAATATCCGTTGGTTGGCAGCGTGATGGCAGCTGGCCGAACCACTGAAGCGATCGGCAATTCCATTCGGGACCGCCTCGCTGCTCGCTATTTGCGCGACCCGGTAGTTACAGTGAATCTGCTGGAACAGGGCAGTCATTTGGTGACTGTCGAGGGTGCGGTGGAAAGCCCCGGAATTTTCCGGTTCCAGCCGGAAACCACGTTGATGGGCGCGGTGGCGCTTGCCAAGGGGCCGGAACGGTCGGCTGCGCTCGATCAAGTCGTGCTTTTTCGCGAAGTCGACGGTCAGCAGATGGCCGCCCGTTTCGATCTGCAGCAGGTCCGCACAGGGGCCATGATCGATCCGGTCCTGTTTCCCGGTGACAGGGTGATGGTGGGTACCAACAGGCGCTCGGTGCTGTGGCAGGATCTGATCCGCACCCTGCCCGCCTTCGGCATTTTTGCCACCGTTCTTCGATAG
- a CDS encoding sugar transferase, with protein sequence MLLKPALLQDRRFVPAIGLRRKLSLSLVMLDVVLLSLAQIIAATIWPGEAQRGTEVAIALIVLYVGTALERGVYMGENFAFFRRARLRRMVLAPIRTFFVAFALLLAALFLLKWQVLVSRAEIFLSAIIFLGMIFPARWGWAYLVARNWPRGVSRVGLIVDEPNASPGREFSVVVEPGDWLDPERDNPDMYERLSEELRGCDAVVVACRPERRGVWTNMLRGLGMRIDLLAPELLESRPVALGQFYDTPSLVIDRGPMKLADRVSKRALDLIVSVAALILLAPILIGAAIAIKLDSKGPVLFKQQRLGLANRRFQMLKFRSMRTDSLDANGTTSTSRTDDRVTKVGRFLRRTSIDELPQLYNVLVGNMSIVGPRPHALESKAEDALFWEIDSRYWHRHKMKPGLTGLAQIRGYRGATETSDQLVNRLESDLEYVQSWSLVRDLTIIAQTLRVLVHPNAY encoded by the coding sequence ATGTTGCTGAAACCGGCACTCTTGCAAGATCGGCGTTTCGTGCCGGCAATCGGGCTGCGTCGAAAGCTGTCGCTTTCGCTCGTGATGCTCGATGTAGTCCTGCTTTCGCTGGCGCAAATTATCGCTGCCACTATCTGGCCGGGTGAGGCCCAGCGCGGTACGGAAGTCGCGATTGCGCTCATCGTTCTTTACGTCGGTACTGCGCTTGAGCGCGGCGTGTACATGGGCGAGAATTTCGCCTTCTTCCGGCGCGCCCGGTTGCGGCGCATGGTACTGGCTCCGATCCGCACGTTCTTCGTTGCCTTCGCGCTCCTGCTGGCTGCGCTGTTCCTGTTAAAGTGGCAGGTGCTCGTCTCCCGCGCAGAGATATTCCTGTCGGCGATAATCTTCCTCGGCATGATTTTTCCGGCACGCTGGGGCTGGGCCTATCTGGTGGCACGCAATTGGCCGCGCGGGGTCAGCCGGGTCGGCCTGATCGTGGACGAGCCGAACGCCAGCCCCGGTCGCGAATTTTCGGTGGTGGTGGAGCCGGGCGACTGGCTGGATCCCGAACGCGACAACCCCGACATGTACGAGCGCCTTTCTGAAGAGCTGCGCGGATGCGATGCTGTAGTGGTGGCCTGCCGGCCGGAGCGGCGCGGCGTCTGGACCAATATGCTGCGCGGGCTTGGAATGCGGATAGACCTGCTGGCGCCCGAGCTGCTGGAATCCCGGCCGGTGGCGCTGGGCCAGTTTTACGATACGCCCTCACTCGTGATCGATCGCGGCCCGATGAAACTGGCCGACCGGGTGTCGAAGCGAGCGCTGGACCTGATCGTCTCGGTCGCAGCGTTGATCCTACTTGCTCCGATCCTCATCGGTGCGGCCATTGCGATCAAACTCGACAGCAAGGGGCCCGTGCTTTTCAAACAGCAACGGCTGGGCCTTGCCAATCGCCGCTTTCAGATGTTGAAATTCCGCTCCATGCGAACCGACAGCCTCGACGCTAACGGCACCACCTCAACTTCGCGCACGGATGACCGGGTGACGAAGGTGGGTAGATTTCTGCGCCGGACAAGCATCGATGAATTGCCGCAATTATACAACGTGCTGGTGGGCAATATGAGTATTGTCGGCCCGCGACCCCATGCGCTGGAAAGCAAGGCGGAAGACGCGTTGTTCTGGGAAATCGACAGCCGGTACTGGCACCGGCACAAGATGAAGCCTGGCCTGACCGGGCTTGCTCAGATCCGCGGCTACCGGGGCGCTACCGAGACGAGCGACCAGTTGGTGAACCGGCTGGAGAGCGATCTTGAGTATGTCCAGAGCTGGAGTCTGGTGCGCGATTTGACAATCATTGCACAGACCTTGCGCGTGTTGGTGCACCCCAACGCGTATTGA
- a CDS encoding GumC family protein, with protein MPEGFSLADLRAMAWRQRKMVAILAGIALIVGLIITLLQTPMYAAAATVRVDNESIRVTEGQDANPVINAFETDRYLNTLVEVVQSRAMALEVTDDLNLAQNEAFLQQMGFAPEEIAATSAADIAKLRNGVADLLQSRVVMTVPQNSRVVSITYTSESPTASAQIANAYARNFAERNASGKADANEYAGTILNQQVIETRAALQEAEVAAVEYARRNRLIFAEGGTAGDNEGNAAPVGQSIVAANLTSLNQAYADARARRILAEQRFRGSRGVDALSLPEAQQNGSLQNLLQQRASTQAELRQLRERYLADYPAVQQTQAKLNTLQGQIDAAAQQVRTSIKTEYEVAQRQESELDAARSELANETLGEQDRRVQFNLLTRDADNLRERLSDLQRRAAEIAGASDVDANNIRVLDPAGVPSGPVSPSLPKNMAISLILGLLVGGGLAVLREASDDTLYSPDDVERTLNVPLLGSTPLVDTVDTDDLEDAKSDIAEAYYSIRAAIDMATGGSRKKMLQVTSCQPGEGKSTTSLAIAQDFGNIGRRVLLVDCDLRKPSLHKIYGIPNERGLMDVLATEVTLEEGIRRAGTGGSNHAFDFIPLGTRPTNPAQILSTQLLPDLLAQLQDEYDVIMLDSAPVMGLADAPMLSRTADHTIVVTEAGRASTGQTRTAMRRLTENGANIAGVVMTKFDFRQAGYSYDYHYSYYSYGDEAEAG; from the coding sequence ATGCCCGAAGGCTTCAGCTTGGCCGACTTGCGAGCGATGGCTTGGCGGCAGCGCAAGATGGTGGCGATCCTGGCCGGCATTGCGTTGATCGTTGGCCTTATCATCACGCTGCTGCAAACGCCGATGTACGCTGCCGCTGCGACAGTGCGGGTAGATAATGAAAGCATCCGGGTGACGGAGGGGCAGGATGCCAACCCGGTTATCAACGCATTCGAGACGGATCGTTACCTCAACACGCTTGTGGAAGTGGTGCAAAGCCGCGCCATGGCGCTCGAAGTGACGGACGATCTGAATTTGGCGCAGAACGAAGCGTTTCTGCAGCAGATGGGCTTCGCGCCGGAAGAAATCGCTGCAACTTCGGCAGCCGACATCGCCAAGCTTCGCAACGGTGTTGCGGACCTGTTGCAATCGCGCGTCGTCATGACTGTGCCGCAAAACAGCCGGGTGGTCTCGATCACCTATACATCGGAAAGCCCGACGGCCTCGGCGCAGATCGCCAACGCTTACGCCCGCAATTTTGCCGAACGCAATGCCAGCGGAAAGGCCGACGCCAACGAATATGCCGGCACCATTCTCAACCAGCAGGTTATCGAAACGCGCGCAGCCTTGCAGGAAGCGGAAGTGGCCGCGGTAGAATACGCCCGTCGCAATCGACTGATCTTTGCCGAAGGCGGCACCGCCGGCGACAATGAAGGCAATGCGGCGCCGGTAGGCCAGTCTATCGTGGCTGCAAACCTGACTTCGCTCAACCAGGCCTATGCCGATGCCCGCGCACGCCGCATCTTGGCAGAGCAACGCTTTCGCGGTTCGCGCGGGGTCGATGCGCTCAGCCTGCCGGAAGCGCAGCAGAACGGTTCGCTACAGAACCTTCTGCAACAGCGTGCCAGCACCCAGGCAGAATTGCGGCAGTTGCGCGAGCGCTATCTTGCGGACTATCCCGCAGTCCAGCAGACACAGGCAAAGCTGAACACGCTTCAAGGACAGATCGACGCTGCGGCACAACAGGTCCGCACTTCGATCAAGACCGAATATGAAGTGGCGCAGCGGCAAGAAAGCGAGCTCGATGCGGCCCGTTCCGAACTGGCTAACGAGACATTGGGCGAACAGGATCGCCGTGTGCAGTTCAACCTGCTTACCCGTGATGCCGACAATCTGCGCGAGCGGTTAAGCGACTTGCAACGTCGTGCCGCTGAAATCGCCGGCGCTTCCGATGTGGATGCCAACAACATTCGTGTGCTCGATCCAGCTGGCGTGCCCAGCGGACCGGTTTCGCCAAGCCTGCCGAAGAACATGGCGATCTCGCTGATTCTGGGCCTGCTTGTAGGCGGGGGTCTTGCCGTACTCAGGGAAGCCAGCGATGATACGCTCTACTCACCCGACGACGTGGAGCGGACGCTCAACGTGCCATTGCTCGGCAGCACACCGCTGGTGGATACGGTCGACACCGACGATCTGGAGGACGCGAAGAGCGATATTGCCGAGGCTTATTATTCGATCCGGGCGGCCATCGACATGGCGACGGGTGGCAGTCGTAAAAAGATGCTGCAGGTTACCAGTTGCCAGCCGGGCGAAGGCAAGTCGACGACCTCGCTGGCTATTGCGCAGGACTTCGGAAACATCGGGCGGCGCGTGCTGTTGGTTGATTGCGATTTGCGCAAGCCCAGCCTGCACAAAATTTACGGCATCCCGAACGAGCGCGGCCTGATGGACGTACTCGCAACGGAAGTTACATTGGAAGAAGGCATACGCCGCGCAGGAACCGGTGGCAGCAATCATGCTTTCGACTTCATTCCGCTCGGCACGCGTCCGACCAATCCCGCACAGATATTGAGTACGCAATTGCTACCCGACCTGCTGGCGCAGTTGCAGGATGAATATGACGTCATCATGCTAGATTCTGCGCCGGTTATGGGTCTTGCGGACGCGCCGATGCTGTCGCGTACTGCCGACCATACTATCGTGGTCACGGAGGCCGGCCGGGCCAGCACTGGCCAGACCCGTACCGCCATGCGCCGCCTGACGGAAAATGGTGCGAATATTGCTGGCGTCGTGATGACAAAATTCGATTTCCGACAGGCTGGCTACTCCTACGACTACCATTACAGCTATTACAGCTATGGTGATGAAGCCGAGGCAGGCTGA
- a CDS encoding O-antigen ligase family protein, which translates to MQSIEPAHDIAVPSDTAPVARRDREVVRTGTVAGWAWSVAIAVMLVFGGTNPSYPATRHFAELVACGVIAAALAGRASARFRIGTTDVLLIALIVLMVATMIPLPPGLWSLLPTHTGVAAMDEAVFGAAQWRAISLNSEHTLRASLFLLPAIAIYLAVRSGDAFRHEALSRGILIALAIAITMGLGQTLIGEGFYPFSRSDREFSIGFFTNHNHQATFLVMGALVWLARDRIAQPIKRTSGTAPLQLEHYILPVAIVALTALAVLLTASRAGLGLLVFALAAGAWVLVRARLAPGRTAILYAGGGFALLIVSVLALPFIDGGALSAITDRGAIGVDRRFEIWPQAVTVVGQTMPLGSGFGTFREVYEQYEPLSLVGMLYVNHAHNDYLELLIEGGIPAAALLIAFVVWFVRRTWPLFIKRLAPPSLSLFATAIVVAMLHSVVDYPLRTIAVAMLCSYAIAHFANRAAPDARQAGPVPH; encoded by the coding sequence GTGCAATCAATCGAACCTGCCCATGACATTGCGGTTCCTTCGGACACCGCGCCTGTCGCAAGGCGAGATCGTGAAGTGGTCCGGACCGGCACGGTAGCCGGTTGGGCCTGGAGCGTGGCTATCGCCGTTATGCTGGTATTTGGCGGTACCAATCCAAGCTATCCGGCCACCCGTCATTTCGCTGAACTAGTCGCTTGCGGCGTGATTGCGGCTGCTCTGGCCGGCCGTGCAAGCGCACGGTTCCGCATTGGCACCACAGATGTGTTGCTGATCGCGCTGATCGTACTGATGGTTGCAACCATGATTCCATTGCCGCCCGGCCTGTGGTCCCTATTGCCGACTCATACAGGTGTCGCTGCGATGGATGAGGCGGTATTCGGAGCGGCGCAATGGCGAGCGATTTCGCTGAATTCTGAACACACGTTGCGCGCTTCCCTGTTCCTTCTTCCCGCCATCGCCATTTATCTGGCAGTGCGCAGCGGTGACGCGTTCCGTCACGAGGCGCTTTCGCGCGGCATCCTGATTGCGCTGGCAATCGCCATAACCATGGGTCTTGGTCAGACATTAATCGGCGAAGGGTTCTATCCTTTCTCCCGGTCGGACCGCGAATTCTCCATTGGATTTTTTACAAATCACAATCATCAGGCGACCTTCCTTGTGATGGGCGCGTTGGTATGGCTGGCAAGGGATCGTATTGCGCAGCCAATAAAGAGAACCAGCGGCACGGCACCCTTGCAGCTTGAACATTACATTTTGCCCGTTGCAATTGTAGCTCTGACAGCGCTCGCGGTTCTGCTCACTGCGTCGCGCGCAGGCCTCGGGTTATTGGTGTTCGCTTTGGCTGCCGGTGCCTGGGTGTTGGTACGTGCACGCTTGGCGCCCGGTCGGACTGCAATCTTATATGCCGGCGGGGGTTTTGCACTATTAATCGTCAGCGTGCTCGCACTACCGTTTATCGACGGCGGCGCGCTTTCAGCAATTACGGATCGTGGGGCCATCGGCGTGGATCGGCGGTTCGAAATCTGGCCACAGGCTGTTACGGTAGTGGGTCAAACGATGCCGCTAGGTAGCGGGTTCGGCACTTTCCGCGAAGTATACGAGCAGTACGAGCCGCTCTCACTGGTTGGAATGCTTTACGTCAACCATGCGCATAATGATTACCTCGAACTGCTAATAGAGGGTGGTATCCCGGCCGCTGCGCTTCTTATCGCTTTTGTTGTCTGGTTCGTCCGGCGCACCTGGCCATTGTTCATAAAGCGTCTCGCGCCGCCTTCGCTTTCCTTGTTTGCTACAGCTATCGTGGTTGCGATGTTGCATTCGGTGGTGGATTATCCGCTGCGGACAATCGCGGTCGCCATGCTCTGTTCATATGCCATCGCCCACTTCGCAAACCGCGCCGCACCCGATGCCAGGCAGGCTGGGCCGGTGCCGCATTGA